One Ahniella affigens genomic window, GAGGAATATAGAGCATTTGCGCGGGCTGCAGACGAGGTTCGGTATCTCGCGTGGGTCAGCAGGGGCTTGTGAAATCGCCACGAAGTTTGCTGCGCTGCCGCTCGTCGCATAGAGCAATGTGGCACAGGTTTGCAGCTCAATCGAATCAAGCAGTTGTCGCTGCTGATTTGGCACAGTTTGATTTCCGCGAAGGCGCTTTCAGGCGCGGCGATGGCATCCATTCGTGGGCGCGCTGCGACGGTTTGCGAGAGCTTGGTGGTGCGGCCGACCCGAACGCTGCGCATCCTCGGTCTGACGACGAGTGGATTCTCTTTGCGTGGCGAGAGATTGGCGGTGAGTTGAATCATGCAGGCCAATGTATCGGCGCTCCTGATCCCCGCTCCCGCGCAAAGCGTTGGTTTTGTCGGCCTTTCGTGGCAGCCGGCAGTTCTGCTGTCCTGTTGCTGGCTAGGCGTTTCCGGGTGTTGTAACTGCTCGCACTGGCGCTCTCGGGGAATTGTCGGGTTCGCGACTTTTTGGGCTCTTCTCGGCGCGTACGCGGCCCATTGTGGCGTCGTGATCCGTTTTGTCGACCTGGATGGCTGCTCGGTCGCAAATCGAAGTCACATTCTGCCGTTGCGACGCCACGTGAGCGCTATCCGCGCAAGTCGTGGCAGCTCTTTTTGAGAGACATGGGCTACACCGTCCTTTCGAATTTGCGTGGAATCGCGAGTTCGGTAGATCTGGAATTCCCAAACGGAGAGTGAAATGAGTCGAAAAGTGTGTATGGGCTTGGATATCGGGTACGGATACGTGAAGACCGCTTGGACTGAAGGCTCTGGAGAGTCGCACGTTCACATCATGCCGTCCGGTGCTGCGCTGGCGAGTTTGTTGCCGGCGGATGCGTCAGGTGGGCGGAATCTGTGTGGCGGGGTGGAGGTTCTCGTTGAGGGCGAGGTGTGGGTTGCGGGAGCAAACCCTGGAGAGTTTCAGGCCAGCGTGCGCCAACTCCATGCTGACTACGCGGCGACGAATGAGTACTTGGCGCTGGCGTATGCAGCAATTATCAAGAGCGGCCAGCAGGTGGTGGACGAGCTTGTGACCGGTTTGCCGATGTCGCACTACCTTGATCCAGAGCGAAGGGCACGACTGGTGAAACGGCTTACGGGGAAGCATCCGGTGCGTGGTGGACGTACAGTCACCGTGGAGCGAGTGAGCGTGGTTCCGCAGCCAATGGGAGCGGTGTTCCTGGTTCTCGGTTCTGCAGGGTCCGGGAGAATGGACCGGGAGCTGGTCAGTCGAATCGCTGGCCAGGCAACGTGCACCTTGTCGATCGATCCTGGGTTCTACTCGACTGACTATGTCGTCGTGAAGAACCGTGGCATTCGTGATCGTAGCGCCGGAACATCGACCGTGGCGATTTCGGCTGTGCTTGATGAGACGGGTAAGCGGATCGCCGCTCGGTACCAGGGGGTGCGCGTATCGCGGGAACGCCTTGAGCTGGCGCTACGTGATGGCACGAAGGATCTCCTCGTGGGCAAGTTTACGATTCCGTTTCGCGAGATTCTCGCTGATGCAGCGGCTGAGCTCGGGCGCCGGTTATCGGTCGAGATTCTTGAGAGCATCCGTGGGGAGGAGGCTGTCGATGTGGTTCTCCTTTCCGGGGGCGGTAGCGCGCTGTTCGATGAGCAGCTGCGGGGCGCTTTTCCAAATGCGCTGGTTCACGTCGTCGAGAGTCCGCAGTTGGCGAATGCGCGGGGGTTTCTGGCTCGGGCACGTGCTGCTGCCGGGGTTTCGTGATGGGGCGGCGTGCAGGATGGGATCTTACGTTCGGCGGTACCTGCATGCTGAGCCGTCACCTGGCCACTTTCGGTGCTCGTGCCTGGGCCTATCGGCTGGTGTCGCTCGTGGAAGTCGGCTACGCGATCGACCGCGGCGTACTGGGGCCGGTAGCGGGGGCCGGAGGTGCACTGGTGACGGTTCCTGATGTCGAGGTGGCAAGGTTTCGGGTTCGGGTGGGAAGCTCCCCTGCCCTTTCCGCGACATCAGGGCGAGTCCTCAGTCCAACGGAAGTTCGCCGGCTGGCGGAACTTGGACTCCTGGCCTTGTCTGGCCGCGTGAGGGCGTCTGGAGGCGGCTTGGGATCAGTCCAGGCCGCTGGTGAACCTTCTATCCCGGCTCAGAATTCATCAAGCGAGACCGATCAACTGGTGGCTGAGGCTCGTGATTTGCTAACGGGGTTCCAATTGTGAGGGCGCCCGTTGTGTGCTACGTTGCACACAATGAAGAAACGTCGAGCGTTTGATCGAGGTAATCGGCTGCGATCACAGGTCGTCGATGGTCGCAGCCTGCGTCAGCTATATGCGCCGTCGCGCGTTGTTGGCCCGCGCGACGCTGTGTTGGTCAGCGGGCAGAGGATTGTGTTTGGCGGGAGGGCTGAGGGAAGCGTGCGTGCCTGGATGATCGACCGTCCGGTACCGGAATCGACTGCAGAGGCTTTTGCCGATATCGAAGAGGCCAAGTGGAGTTGGGCGGGCCGCATGCTGGCCATCACGTTGCTACGGTCTCTTGGTCTTGATCGCGCAACGATTGGTAGTTTGGTGGGCATGCAGACCACCCTAGTTTCGCGGTTGCTGGGGCTACCGTCCGCTGTCTTGGCGCTTTTGAGATTGGTCGACGATGGCAGGTTGACGGTGTCGCACGTTGTCGCGCTTGGTGAGCTCGCTGATAGTAGCTCGGCCGAGACCTGGGCTGGACGATGTATCGCCGGTGCCTGGTCGGTCCGTGAGCTTCGGGCAAAACTTTCGGGTGGAACTGTTCAAGTGGCCGAGCTTGATCGGCTGGCGAGTAGCCTAGGTGAGCAGTTGGGAACCAGTGTGTCAGTAGTCAGTGCGGGTGCGGAAGTGCGGGTATCCCTGGCATGGTTTGGTGCGGGTGACCTGCTTGGGCTGATGCGGAAGTTGTCCGATGCAAGTGGAACTGGCGGGCCGGAGGCATTGGGTTCGAAGCGAAGATCACTCGAGCTTGTGCTGTCGGTTGGTGAGTTCGACTGTGTTTTTGGGCATTTGGTTGGCGATCAGTGAGCTTAAGTTTGAGAAAGTCTAAAAGACGATTAGAGCATTGGGCGCTCGTTGCTACTGCGTGCTGTTCCGGGTTTGTGGCTTACCTGGCGGTACGTGCTTCGGTACACGAAGGTACGGAGACGCGGCGACGCTAGTCCGCAGTCCGGTACCGGACTGTTTGCACGGTGAACCTTTACCGTGATTTTCGTTTGCGCAGATCCTTTGTGACGCTGGTTGCCTGAGTGGCGCCACAGGTGAGGGTGGCCGTGTCATTGGGTGGGCATTGGACCCCTACCCTTCACCTGATTGATGGTTCTGGGCCATAGGGTTTTGGGGTTCCTACCTAGTGGCCGTAGAGGTCAAGCGAGCCTCTTGAAGCGTGATCGGCCTATTTGTTGGTCTTGGTGTTTCGCTTAGAGCTGGTTGTCCGGTACCGGACTCGCTGGTTGATGTATGTGTGTAAATTGGTTCCGGGGTCTCACTGTTGTTCAGGGGGTTGAGTCAGTCTCCCTGAGCGGGCGGCTGCAGGGTACTGGGACTTACCCCTCTTTGTTTCGCCAGTTGGACCGTCCGTTGATCTGACGCAAGCACGTACTCACAGGTAGCTTTCCCCTATCTCATTTGCCTCTACGCGGGCTGGGTCGATGGACATGCACCATGCCCCGGTTGTCGGACTGGTCCGGTGCCGGACTTGATTCCGTGCTACCGCTGCGTGATGTCGCAGAGCGCGGAGGTCTCCTGAGTTATGGCTAGGGAAGAGTCTCTTCTGTTTGAACTTCATCCTGTCTGCGGATGGCAAGTGCGTACTTGAGAGTATTTGGTTGGGTCGAATACCTTTCCGAATTTGAGCGGTCAGTGACAGCGTCCGGCAGGTCTAGCGCTGGAGCTGTATAGCTTGGGGTCCAATTACTCTGAGAGCGGTCTCGTGTGAATCGGGTGCGATCGCAGTGGCACAGATGCAGTTTCACCACGGCTCTGCGTGAGTGGTAGTGCATGCAGCACTTTGCGTTTTGCTGGACCGACTCGACTTGCGCCAGGTTGGATCCGATGGTGGCTCCTATAAGTGGCGGTTCAGCTTGTCAGTACGTACTTGCGAGTACTTCCATTTCTGAGGTCAACGACTACGCAGAGGACAGTTGTTGGGGGGCTGATCGGTAGTCTGCGATGCTATTCGTGAGTGATTGGGTACACGACACGGCACAGATGTGCTCGTTGTTCAAGTGCACGGTTAGGTACCGCGTACTATCGGGTATCGGTGCTCGGACAACCGATGGCGATGGCTGGAGAAGGGCCACAGGTTCGAGCGGTGACATCGGCGTGACCTTTGGCCGGATTGATGGCGAGTCCGGTGCCGGACTACGCAAGGTGATTACAATAGAAGTCCCGCCGCGGACTCTCCCGATGCGGATTTCACTTTGGCGGCGGCTTTGACCCAAGATCGATTTAGAAGGCCAATCTTGACGAGCTCCTCAGCGCCTTGCCGTACCAGAAGACGAAACGGAGGGGTTCAGGGGGCTTGTAATCCCATCCTTTCCTGATCGATTGCCAACGCGACTCAGCGCCGAGGTGCTCGTGGTCCAAGTGGATGGTTAGGTACTGCGTACTCACGGGTATAGCTGCTCGGGAAACTGAAGCTGCTCGCTGGAGAGTAACGGCTTCAATCGGCGACACCGGCGCAGCATGCGGCTCGACGGAGCGAGCGTCCGGTGCCGGACTCCGCAAGTTGATCAGGATAGAAGGCCGGGGGACGACTCTGCGCGTGTGACGTTTACTTTGTCGGTACCGTCAATCCAGTATCGGGTGAGAAAGCCGATCTCGACGAGCTCATCAAGAGCTTGTCGCAGCAACTGACGAAACCGGGCGATTGACGATGTTTCTGACCCCATCATTCGCCTGATGGTTTCGACCTTGATCGGATAGGGGTCACGGTGCGAGGCGAAATAGCGATGCAAGGCCTTGCCCATGGGGCCACTCAGTTTGCATCGTTGCTGCCAGTCTAGGAGGGTGTAACCCATCGAGTTCCAGAGCTCTTCAGTCCGAGCGCTGAGCGTGATCTGAATCCATTTCGCTTGGCCCAAGGCGGCGTGATGGATGAGCAGGTCAGAAATAATTGGTCCCGACTGGAGCGTGTATTCGCCTTGTTCACGCACGTCAGTGATCGTGACGTTGCCCTTCGAAAGGCGGTGAAGAGATTTGTACAGCTCCGCATAGTTCTTGGCACCGTGAGTCTTTCCGAGACGATCTAGAAAATCGCCCGCGGTGACCGTAAACGGTTCCCCCAATTTGGTACCGCGAGCCAAATGGTAGATCTGGAGGAGCACGTCTTCATCAGTGACGCGCAGTTCCTCGCCAGAGTAAGTGATCATGCGCTGTGCCGTGCCAGCGATGACTTGATCTTTGAGCTGCCGGCGAGGGGCAGCGGTGACAGAAAAGAGGGCGCTACGGACGAGTTCGTTCGGAATACCGCGGTGCCGTTCCGCCCAGATCGGCAGGTGCTGCGGTTCTCGAGCAGGCGGCGCGGACTTCATACCGCGCGAGCGCTTTCGTGTGTCCGCTATGGCCGGGGTCGTTGTTACCGGTGCCTGCAAGGCCGATGGAACCTGATCCGGCGCGGGACTCTTGGCATTCTTTCTCTCAGACAATGCGGCCAATTGGCGATTGATCTGGTCAACGCGGTCATAGTCGCCGGACGCAGCCGCCGAGCTGAGCTCAGCCATCAACGTACCCATCTGCTGATCAGATTGTCCGGCTCCGGACTGAGCGGTCATTTTGGTTCTATCACATTGAAAATAAAGGGATTCAAACGGTTGTTTTATTCAATTAATTCCAGTGGGTGCTAGCGAGTACAATACTCGCCAAGGAATTATCGTGTAGCATACTCGATAATTGAGCCAAGGTACTGAGTCATGAGCGACGAACTGTCCCCACGCAAAACCACAGGTCGCAGCATCATCCTAACAGTCGCCCAGCATAAGGGAGGCGAGGGCAAGACAACCATCACTCGAATGCTGGGAGAGTATGCAGCAAAGGCTGGATACCAGGTGCTTCTCATCGACACTGATGACCAATGCAGCTTGTCGCGCAGATTCCTGAAAATGGAAGAGAACCCGGCTGATCTTCAAGACACAATCCCACCGGTCCACCCGGACTGGACGCAAGAAGATGATGCACAGCAAGCACGAACCTCGATTGTGTCGCTTTACGATGGCACGGGAGTATGGCCTTACCCAGTCGGTCAGCGTGACAAAGAGGGCGGGACAAATCTCTGGCTGATTCCAAGCACAGGGAGTGCACTGCGCGCGTTGAAAGAGGCGCGTCGTCAAGATGAAATCAAAGAACAACTCAGGAAGTTCCTCAGACTGCCTGACGTGCAAAGTGAGTACGACCTCATCCTGATCGATACGCCTCCGAACAAAGAGAAGATCACAATGTCAGCAATTCGTGCCTCCACGCACATGCTGATCCCGACGCAGTTGCAATCGCAGTCGGTGGAGGGATTGAACGGCATGCTGCAGGCCTGGCGCGCAGAACAACGCGTACGAAGTGACGAGGACCGCATCGAGCTGATCGGTATCCTTCCAAATCGAACCCAAAGCGTCGCTCTCCAACAGGGGATCCTTGCTTCGATGCAGCAGAATGTCTCGATTGCCCCGTTCCTGATGGAGACCATGATTCCACTTCGTACAGGGATCGCAGAGGCGGATCATCCTCGCGCCGATCCCCAAAGCGTCTTCAACCTCCCCGAAACCAGTGAGGTGCGGCTGGTTTGCGAAAGCGCTTGCGCCAAGGTGTTTCAGCGAATCGGACTGCCGGTCCCAGACTTCAATCGCACTGAGCCATCACCCGATAGTACGAAGCAGAACAAATCTCGTGCTCCAGCAAAGAAAGTGAGCGCCACAAAGAAAGGTAAGTCAAAATGAGCGGAAAGGCAAAGAGGTTTGGGGCGCCGACCGATCACCAGAACCAGATGAGCAGACTGCTAACGGATTCCTCGCTCGATGACGTTGGCACGACAGAGTCCATCGCAATCGAGTTGATTGATCGAGACCCCGAGCAGCCACGCACGTTTGCTGTCACCGCCGAGCAGCTGCGAAATCGGATACCTCCGACAGACCCAGACGCATTGGCGCAGTATGAAGACCTCGTGGACTTCGCTGCAAACATCGAAGAAATGGGGCTCATCCAGCCGATCGGACTCTACAGGCATGGCGACAGATTCCGCCTATCCTGGGGCGAACGTCGCTTGCTGGCCCACATCTACCTCGGCAAACCAAGTATCCGTGCGAACATCTCCCGGACAGCACCAACGAGGCGCCTTTATAAGCAGATCGCCGAAAACCTGGGGCGCAAAGACCTGTCACTGAAGGAAAAGGTATCCGCGCTTGCAAGAGCCATGGAACAGGAACCTGTGAAGGACGCCGCGGAACTAGCCCGCTGCTGCGGGTTAGAACGCTCGCAGACGTTTGAATATTGGGCGATCCTACGAGACAAGCAAGTCACCGATCTCGTCTTGGCGGGCAAGGTCACAAGCGTCGAACTCGCTGCGCGCGCAACACGCGAGAAAGATCCGCTCGCGCGAGCCGCGATGCTTGGACTGGAAGCAAATCCAGAGGTTGAACCGAACCCACCTCTGCCGCCTCGCAAAATCGAAAGACGCGGTCGACCCGCTTCTTCAATCAAACTCGAAATCAAAGGCGGCAATGCCTCGGCCGTGGCACGCGAGCTTTGCCACCGCCTGATTGGCAAAGATGTATTCGAAAAGCAATTCGCCGGTGTGAGCTTTGACGATCTGAGCGCGCTAAACGATGTTGTACGCCAAGTGCTCAACCAGTTCGCAGCAAAGCTAGCGAAGGGCAGCAAGCCATGAGTGAGTCGCGACGGACGCAAGTTCGCTTGTCCGAAGAGCTAAGAGACAAGCTAGACGAGTCGCTGAAGCGCGATGGCGTCAGTCCGAGGAAGGCGTCGGAATGGCTCTGCGCACAAATCCGAGATTTGCTGGCAACAGACGAGGCATTGGTGACCGTCGGAATCGGCGAGGCAAACATGACATTCCCGATCGCCCGCAACCTCACTATTGACGAAGAGACAGAAGTCCTACTGGACAAAGGACTCCGGATTCTTCAGGGCCAGGATCCACGCTTCGTTGGTGCCACAAGTGCTATTGTCAGGGCGGCCATCAAACGTGCCGCAGCACGAAATAGCAGTGGCGGAGCTAAACAGGGCTGATTCGAATGACAGTTGCGCGTTGGATTCGCGATGTGCACAGCCTCAACCGCCGCGGTTGGGAGCTGATGCGCGATGCTGCACGCGCTGACATGAAAGCCGCAGCGATTCAATATGGAGCATCGAAGATCTTGCTTCAACGGATCATGAGACTGCGAGAACAATCGATCGAGACGCTTTCGAAAGTGCCGGTCTGCCAGTTCAGGCCAGTAGAGCGAGACGAGATTCTCAGGTATCTCGAAACGAAGCGTACAATTCCACGGACGATCGGTGCACGTGGCCTGGCTTCGGAAGAACGCGAGTTTCACTTACACTACTGGCATACAATGCGAGCTCAAGCAGAACTGGATCCCATTGAGGCGGCGATGCAATTCGCGGTCCCAGTGAGAATGATGGATGCGCTTGTAGATGCATCAATTGACGAGCTAGAGACGATGATATTGGGACTGGCGCCGGACTATCATGTAGTCGATGTGCAGAGTCTAGAAGCTGTAGCAATGCTCATTGAAGCCGAGGCGAACAAGGACGAAGTTGAGCACCTGCTCCTCTGCTCTACAACAGCCACGCCGTTGCTGCGAGACCGGCAATCATGAGCCTCAGAGTGAGAACGACGAAGAATGTGCGAAGGACTGCGGCCCTTCACTCGGATACGGACATTCTTGAGTACACTGGCATCATGATCGCGGCCGGAGTAAGTGCCTCGTATATCATTGAAATGACGGGGCTGAGTAAGCACACCGTTGACTCCCTGATTGACAGGGATCGTGGCGCGCGTACGCCCGGGCGACGGAAAGGCGCCCTGACCGTTTTTCAGGACGATGCAAAGCTCAGACTCTATGTCTCCGTTTTCCTGCACGCCTATAGACTTGCGAACCAGACCGAGTCATGGAGCGACCCCGGCGCGTTCGTAAGGGCGCTTCGGGCACTAGATGCGAGGGCACCAGGCCACGAGGTTGAGCCTGACCTACTGTGCTTCGCGCTGAAGCAGATCGAGAAGGGCGATTTCGATCTGGCGCGATGCCCTGCATGTGCCACCCACTTCCTAAAAATCCAGCCGAAAGTAGGCGTGAAGAGAACCTTGGAAGGTGATTGCTTTGTCTGCACTTATCGGTTCAAAGCACTAGGTCGGTCCTCGTCCATCGCAGGGAAAGAGCTTCTGGCATTGGCGAAGCAGGGCTAGACTCAGAGGAAACCGCGAAAAAACGCGGGGTTTTCGCGGGAGAAGTGGGCCGAAGTACACCTAGGCTGGCGACATGCGCGCCGTCCACGTCATCATTTTCAGTATTGCAGTGCTCTGCCTTTCAGCGGTTGGGCACGCACGCGAACCTCTTCATGAGCGTGGGTGGTTCTACTATGAACCAATTCCGGAGCCTGAACAGAAGCCAAAGCACGAGCCACCGCCAAAAACACCGGCGGAAGCGGACAGCGAGCCGGTCGCGCCGCTGAGCAGCGCTTGGCTCCGCGAAAACCTGCCGAAGTACCTTGATAGGGCAGTCGACAACCCCACGCTGGAGAACGTCCGGCGATATCGGTATCTGGAACGGCTCGCAATGGACCGAAGCTCGGCCTACAGCGATACGAGCGCTCGCCTCACGATGCTGGACCCGGTGCTTGATGAACAGTCAGTCAGTCCGCTCACAGCACTAGCCAAAGCCACTCGGACCAGAGAGCTAG contains:
- a CDS encoding ParA family protein, which codes for MSDELSPRKTTGRSIILTVAQHKGGEGKTTITRMLGEYAAKAGYQVLLIDTDDQCSLSRRFLKMEENPADLQDTIPPVHPDWTQEDDAQQARTSIVSLYDGTGVWPYPVGQRDKEGGTNLWLIPSTGSALRALKEARRQDEIKEQLRKFLRLPDVQSEYDLILIDTPPNKEKITMSAIRASTHMLIPTQLQSQSVEGLNGMLQAWRAEQRVRSDEDRIELIGILPNRTQSVALQQGILASMQQNVSIAPFLMETMIPLRTGIAEADHPRADPQSVFNLPETSEVRLVCESACAKVFQRIGLPVPDFNRTEPSPDSTKQNKSRAPAKKVSATKKGKSK
- the trfA gene encoding plasmid replication initiator TrfA, which produces MKSAPPAREPQHLPIWAERHRGIPNELVRSALFSVTAAPRRQLKDQVIAGTAQRMITYSGEELRVTDEDVLLQIYHLARGTKLGEPFTVTAGDFLDRLGKTHGAKNYAELYKSLHRLSKGNVTITDVREQGEYTLQSGPIISDLLIHHAALGQAKWIQITLSARTEELWNSMGYTLLDWQQRCKLSGPMGKALHRYFASHRDPYPIKVETIRRMMGSETSSIARFRQLLRQALDELVEIGFLTRYWIDGTDKVNVTRAESSPGLLS
- a CDS encoding ParB/RepB/Spo0J family partition protein — its product is MSRLLTDSSLDDVGTTESIAIELIDRDPEQPRTFAVTAEQLRNRIPPTDPDALAQYEDLVDFAANIEEMGLIQPIGLYRHGDRFRLSWGERRLLAHIYLGKPSIRANISRTAPTRRLYKQIAENLGRKDLSLKEKVSALARAMEQEPVKDAAELARCCGLERSQTFEYWAILRDKQVTDLVLAGKVTSVELAARATREKDPLARAAMLGLEANPEVEPNPPLPPRKIERRGRPASSIKLEIKGGNASAVARELCHRLIGKDVFEKQFAGVSFDDLSALNDVVRQVLNQFAAKLAKGSKP
- a CDS encoding ParM/StbA family protein; translation: MSRKVCMGLDIGYGYVKTAWTEGSGESHVHIMPSGAALASLLPADASGGRNLCGGVEVLVEGEVWVAGANPGEFQASVRQLHADYAATNEYLALAYAAIIKSGQQVVDELVTGLPMSHYLDPERRARLVKRLTGKHPVRGGRTVTVERVSVVPQPMGAVFLVLGSAGSGRMDRELVSRIAGQATCTLSIDPGFYSTDYVVVKNRGIRDRSAGTSTVAISAVLDETGKRIAARYQGVRVSRERLELALRDGTKDLLVGKFTIPFREILADAAAELGRRLSVEILESIRGEEAVDVVLLSGGGSALFDEQLRGAFPNALVHVVESPQLANARGFLARARAAAGVS